One part of the Azospirillum sp. B510 genome encodes these proteins:
- a CDS encoding glucose 1-dehydrogenase: MRLSDKVAVVTGGGSGFGEGIARRFAAEGARVIVADLDEAAAGRVADSLGETALAVRADVAVGEDYEAIVSAALGAFGRLDILINNAGYTHRYGSMLEVDEATFDRIYAVNVKSLYHGAIHAVPVFRAQGGGVILNIASTAGLRPRPNLTWYNGSKGAVITLTKSMAAELAADNVRVCAIAPVAGETGMLHRFMGQDTPERREQFLRSIPLGRLSTPDDIANAALYLCSDEGSFLTGVCLEVDGGRCI, encoded by the coding sequence ATGCGTTTGTCTGACAAGGTCGCCGTCGTCACCGGTGGCGGATCGGGCTTCGGCGAGGGCATCGCCCGCCGTTTCGCCGCCGAGGGGGCCCGCGTCATCGTCGCCGACCTGGACGAGGCCGCCGCCGGCCGCGTCGCCGACAGCCTGGGCGAGACGGCGCTCGCCGTCCGCGCCGACGTGGCGGTTGGCGAGGATTACGAGGCCATCGTCTCCGCCGCCCTGGGGGCGTTCGGACGGCTCGACATCCTGATCAACAATGCCGGCTACACCCACCGCTACGGCTCGATGCTGGAGGTCGACGAAGCCACCTTCGACCGCATCTATGCCGTCAATGTGAAGTCGCTCTATCACGGCGCCATCCATGCCGTGCCGGTGTTCCGCGCCCAGGGCGGCGGCGTGATCCTGAACATCGCGTCGACCGCCGGCCTGCGGCCGCGGCCGAACCTCACCTGGTACAATGGCTCCAAGGGGGCGGTGATCACCCTGACCAAGTCGATGGCGGCGGAGCTGGCGGCCGACAATGTCCGCGTCTGTGCCATAGCACCGGTGGCGGGTGAGACCGGCATGCTCCACCGCTTCATGGGGCAGGACACGCCGGAGCGCCGGGAGCAGTTCCTGCGCAGCATCCCGCTCGGCCGCCTGTCGACGCCGGATGACATCGCCAACGCCGCACTCTATCTCTGTTCCGACGAGGGATCCTTCCTGACCGGCGTGTGCCTGGAGGTCGATGGCGGGCGGTGCATCTGA